The Myxocyprinus asiaticus isolate MX2 ecotype Aquarium Trade chromosome 39, UBuf_Myxa_2, whole genome shotgun sequence genome window below encodes:
- the LOC127430060 gene encoding nuclear GTPase SLIP-GC-like isoform X3 has translation MARDTKIIEVTKQILKWVEDEIRDKRKISYKCMTGDSLTEYIIEKISELKKVKKRKETIGVFGKSGAGKSALLSAILNKKGLLPSGDQHACTAVITQVEANMTDLKYKAEIEFFSEQEWSEDLENILQVLSDESEECDEELTENAKEKIICLFGKGAEKKTLEELKKDEKFDEVGKLLSEKKRFFSGDSTSITNFIKPFLTSRGNGILFWPVVKCVTIKVPNCHDFLEHIILVDLPGTGDCNKTRNNMWKEKLSSCSVVWIVSDITRALSNKETWEILKSCIHDITGGGQCERMAFICSKTDMIDPDEQEDNFSEHEQQYPEDENEKTRICIRKRNNITKKQVKEKFENSEFKKKFDADENFLQVFTVSSKEFFNKNSFLELRDTEIPELLDVLRKINSSCSRCSARDYVSKALGILCLIQSYQPDKNPDSEQMVETKGKLQKQFQDNLKKALADMHSHFDEILEKLDSCLTKGVDESMELCLKTACDEVISPPSKNNQWYHKTLEALCKHRGSYYSKTNEVDLNKCLANHMYNSIDEDFRKLIQSVLEQINKFSILNRDTLNPSQNTAEYYIQEFIKSEEANLKESLKEQTVKRKKEMHSSIKTVIQNALTSSYDRAAKEKGKGSMKRRQEILKEAIKSSKQKMFNDAKKGMLDMFADLQREIRKTLKCESTKSMDHSLQMSHENTLPDVSRYIDDLKRLEEELSDVIEQDEDEQITIYD, from the exons ATGGCTAGAG ATACAAAAATTATAGAAGTGACCAAGCAGATCTTGAAATGGGTTGAAGATGAAATACGTGACAAACGGAAGATAAGTTACAAATGCATGACAGGTGACTCTTTAACAGAGTACATAAT TGAGAAGATTTCAGAGCTGAAAAAAGTCAAGAAGAGAAAGGAAACCATAGGGGTTTTTGGCAAATCAGGGGCTGGAAAAAGCGCTCTATTAAGTGCAATACTGAATAAAAAGGGTCTACTGCCATCTGGTGATCAGCATGCCTGCACAGCAGTTATTACTCAAGTGGAAGCCAATATGACAGATTTGAAGTACAAAGCAGAAATTGAATTCTTCTCAGAACAG GAATGGAGTGAAGATCTTGAAAACATTTTGCAAGTTTTGTCAGATGAAAGTGAAGAGTGTGATGAAGAACTGACTGAAAATGCTAAAGAAAagatcatttgtttgtttggaaAAGGTGCAGAAAAGAAAACACTGGAGGAGCTTAAGAAAGATGAGAAATTTGATGAAGTTGGCAAATTGTTATCCGAGAAGAAGAGGTTCTTTTCAGGGgat TCTACTTCTATTACAAATTTCATTAAACCTTTCCTGACAAGCAGAGGAAATGGAATACTGTTTTGGCCGGTTGTGAAATGTGTGACCATCAAGGTTCCAAACTGTCATGATTTCCTGGAGCACATTATTCTTGTTGATCTTCCTGGAACCGGAGACTGCAATAAGACTCGGAATAACATGTGGAAAGAA AAATTGAGCAGCTGCTCTGTTGTGTGGATTGTGAGTGACATCACTCGAGCTCTGAGTAACAAAGAAACCTGGGAAATATTGAAGTCCTGCATTCATGACATCACAGGAGGGGGACAGTGTGAAAGAATGGCCTTCATTTGTAGCAAGACTGACATGATTGACCCTGATGAACAGGAAGACAA tTTTTCTGAACACGAACAGCAGTATCCAGAGGATGag aatgaAAAAACAAGAATTTGCATCCGCAAGAGAAACAACATTACCAAGaaacaagtaaaagaaaagtttgAAAATTCAGAATTCAAG aaaaaaTTTGATGCTGATGAAAATTTTCTACAAGTTTTCACTGTGAGTTCAAAGGAGTTCTTCAATAAAAACTCATTTCTGGAACTGAGAGACACAG AAATACCGGAGCTTCTGGATGTCCTGAGGAAGATTAACAGTAGCTGCTCCAGGTGTTCAGCCAGAGATTATGTCAGTAAAGCATTGGGAATCTTGTGTTTGATCCAGAGTTACCAACCGGATAAAAATCCAGATTCTGAACAAATG GTTGAGACAAAAGGCAAACTCCAAAAACAATTCCAAGATAACCTAAAAAAGGCACTGGCTGATATGCATTCTCATTTTGATgaaattttggaaaaactggactCCTGTCTCACAAAGGGAGTGGATGAATCAATGGAACTGTGTTTAAAAACTGCATGTGATGAAGTGATATCTCCT CCTAGTAAGAATAACCAATGGTACCATAAAACCCTTGAAGCTCTCTGCAAACATAGAGGATCATACTACTCAAAAACAAATGAAGTAGATCTGAACAAGTGTTTGGCCAACCACATGTACAACAGCATAGACGAAGATTTCAGAAAACTAATTCA ATCAGTGCtggaacaaataaacaaattcagCATCTTAAACAGGGATACTCTTAACCCCAGCCAAAACACTGCTGAATATTATATTCAGGAATTCATCAAAAGTGAG GAAGCCAATCTGAAAGAATCCCTCAAGGAACAAActgtcaaaagaaagaaagaaatgcactCATCAATCAAAACGGTCATTCAGAATGCATTGACCTCTTCCTATGACA GAGCAGCAAAGGAAAAGGGAAAAGGATCCATGAAAAGGAGACAGGAAATTCTGAAGGAAGCAATTAAATcatcaaaacaaaaaatgttcaaTGATGCAAAAAAGGGAATGCTTGACATGTTCGCTGATTTGCAG CGAGAAATAAGGAAGACACTTAAGTGTGAATCAACGAAATCAATGGATCACTCACTTCAGATGTCCCATGAAAACACTCTACCAG ATGTGTCCAGATACATAGATGATCTGAAGAGGCTTGAAGAGGAACTGTCTGATGTCATCGAACAAGATGAAGATGAGCAAATTACAATATATGACTGA
- the LOC127430060 gene encoding nuclear GTPase SLIP-GC-like isoform X6, with amino-acid sequence MARGAEKKTLEELKKDEKFDEVGKLLSEKKRFFSGDSTSITNFIKPFLTSRGNGILFWPVVKCVTIKVPNCHDFLEHIILVDLPGTGDCNKTRNNMWKEKLSSCSVVWIVSDITRALSNKETWEILKSCIHDITGGGQCERMAFICSKTDMIDPDEQEDNFSEHEQQYPEDENEKTRICIRKRNNITKKQVKEKFENSEFKKKFDADENFLQVFTVSSKEFFNKNSFLELRDTEIPELLDVLRKINSSCSRCSARDYVSKALGILCLIQSYQPDKNPDSEQMVETKGKLQKQFQDNLKKALADMHSHFDEILEKLDSCLTKGVDESMELCLKTACDEVISPPSKNNQWYHKTLEALCKHRGSYYSKTNEVDLNKCLANHMYNSIDEDFRKLIQSVLEQINKFSILNRDTLNPSQNTAEYYIQEFIKSEEANLKESLKEQTVKRKKEMHSSIKTVIQNALTSSYDRAAKEKGKGSMKRRQEILKEAIKSSKQKMFNDAKKGMLDMFADLQREIRKTLKCESTKSMDHSLQMSHENTLPDVSRYIDDLKRLEEELSDVIEQDEDEQITIYD; translated from the exons ATGGCTAGAG GTGCAGAAAAGAAAACACTGGAGGAGCTTAAGAAAGATGAGAAATTTGATGAAGTTGGCAAATTGTTATCCGAGAAGAAGAGGTTCTTTTCAGGGgat TCTACTTCTATTACAAATTTCATTAAACCTTTCCTGACAAGCAGAGGAAATGGAATACTGTTTTGGCCGGTTGTGAAATGTGTGACCATCAAGGTTCCAAACTGTCATGATTTCCTGGAGCACATTATTCTTGTTGATCTTCCTGGAACCGGAGACTGCAATAAGACTCGGAATAACATGTGGAAAGAA AAATTGAGCAGCTGCTCTGTTGTGTGGATTGTGAGTGACATCACTCGAGCTCTGAGTAACAAAGAAACCTGGGAAATATTGAAGTCCTGCATTCATGACATCACAGGAGGGGGACAGTGTGAAAGAATGGCCTTCATTTGTAGCAAGACTGACATGATTGACCCTGATGAACAGGAAGACAA tTTTTCTGAACACGAACAGCAGTATCCAGAGGATGag aatgaAAAAACAAGAATTTGCATCCGCAAGAGAAACAACATTACCAAGaaacaagtaaaagaaaagtttgAAAATTCAGAATTCAAG aaaaaaTTTGATGCTGATGAAAATTTTCTACAAGTTTTCACTGTGAGTTCAAAGGAGTTCTTCAATAAAAACTCATTTCTGGAACTGAGAGACACAG AAATACCGGAGCTTCTGGATGTCCTGAGGAAGATTAACAGTAGCTGCTCCAGGTGTTCAGCCAGAGATTATGTCAGTAAAGCATTGGGAATCTTGTGTTTGATCCAGAGTTACCAACCGGATAAAAATCCAGATTCTGAACAAATG GTTGAGACAAAAGGCAAACTCCAAAAACAATTCCAAGATAACCTAAAAAAGGCACTGGCTGATATGCATTCTCATTTTGATgaaattttggaaaaactggactCCTGTCTCACAAAGGGAGTGGATGAATCAATGGAACTGTGTTTAAAAACTGCATGTGATGAAGTGATATCTCCT CCTAGTAAGAATAACCAATGGTACCATAAAACCCTTGAAGCTCTCTGCAAACATAGAGGATCATACTACTCAAAAACAAATGAAGTAGATCTGAACAAGTGTTTGGCCAACCACATGTACAACAGCATAGACGAAGATTTCAGAAAACTAATTCA ATCAGTGCtggaacaaataaacaaattcagCATCTTAAACAGGGATACTCTTAACCCCAGCCAAAACACTGCTGAATATTATATTCAGGAATTCATCAAAAGTGAG GAAGCCAATCTGAAAGAATCCCTCAAGGAACAAActgtcaaaagaaagaaagaaatgcactCATCAATCAAAACGGTCATTCAGAATGCATTGACCTCTTCCTATGACA GAGCAGCAAAGGAAAAGGGAAAAGGATCCATGAAAAGGAGACAGGAAATTCTGAAGGAAGCAATTAAATcatcaaaacaaaaaatgttcaaTGATGCAAAAAAGGGAATGCTTGACATGTTCGCTGATTTGCAG CGAGAAATAAGGAAGACACTTAAGTGTGAATCAACGAAATCAATGGATCACTCACTTCAGATGTCCCATGAAAACACTCTACCAG ATGTGTCCAGATACATAGATGATCTGAAGAGGCTTGAAGAGGAACTGTCTGATGTCATCGAACAAGATGAAGATGAGCAAATTACAATATATGACTGA
- the LOC127430060 gene encoding nuclear GTPase SLIP-GC-like isoform X2, which yields MARGLKRKRDDGLKCSDSSERDSSQSPPQTDTKIIEVTKQILKWVEDEIRDKRKISYKCMTGDSLTEYIIEKISELKKVKKRKETIGVFGKSGAGKSALLSAILNKKGLLPSGDQHACTAVITQVEANMTDLKYKAEIEFFSEQEWSEDLENILQVLSDESEECDEELTENAKEKIICLFGKGAEKKTLEELKKDEKFDEVGKLLSEKKRFFSGDSTSITNFIKPFLTSRGNGILFWPVVKCVTIKVPNCHDFLEHIILVDLPGTGDCNKTRNNMWKEKLSSCSVVWIVSDITRALSNKETWEILKSCIHDITGGGQCERMAFICSKTDMIDPDEQEDNFSEHEQQYPEDENEKTRICIRKRNNITKKQVKEKFENSEFKKKFDADENFLQVFTVSSKEFFNKNSFLELRDTEIPELLDVLRKINSSCSRCSARDYVSKALGILCLIQSYQPDKNPDSEQMVETKGKLQKQFQDNLKKALADMHSHFDEILEKLDSCLTKGVDESMELCLKTACDEVISPPSKNNQWYHKTLEALCKHRGSYYSKTNEVDLNKCLANHMYNSIDEDFRKLIQSVLEQINKFSILNRDTLNPSQNTAEYYIQEFIKSEEANLKESLKEQTVKRKKEMHSSIKTVIQNALTSSYDRAAKEKGKGSMKRRQEILKEAIKSSKQKMFNDAKKGMLDMFADLQREIRKTLKCESTKSMDHSLQMSHENTLPDVSRYIDDLKRLEEELSDVIEQDEDEQITIYD from the exons ATGGCTAGAG GTTTAAAAAGAAAGAGGGATGATGGATTAAAATGTTCTGATTCAAGTGAACGTGACAGTTCTCAGTCACCACCACAGACAG ATACAAAAATTATAGAAGTGACCAAGCAGATCTTGAAATGGGTTGAAGATGAAATACGTGACAAACGGAAGATAAGTTACAAATGCATGACAGGTGACTCTTTAACAGAGTACATAAT TGAGAAGATTTCAGAGCTGAAAAAAGTCAAGAAGAGAAAGGAAACCATAGGGGTTTTTGGCAAATCAGGGGCTGGAAAAAGCGCTCTATTAAGTGCAATACTGAATAAAAAGGGTCTACTGCCATCTGGTGATCAGCATGCCTGCACAGCAGTTATTACTCAAGTGGAAGCCAATATGACAGATTTGAAGTACAAAGCAGAAATTGAATTCTTCTCAGAACAG GAATGGAGTGAAGATCTTGAAAACATTTTGCAAGTTTTGTCAGATGAAAGTGAAGAGTGTGATGAAGAACTGACTGAAAATGCTAAAGAAAagatcatttgtttgtttggaaAAGGTGCAGAAAAGAAAACACTGGAGGAGCTTAAGAAAGATGAGAAATTTGATGAAGTTGGCAAATTGTTATCCGAGAAGAAGAGGTTCTTTTCAGGGgat TCTACTTCTATTACAAATTTCATTAAACCTTTCCTGACAAGCAGAGGAAATGGAATACTGTTTTGGCCGGTTGTGAAATGTGTGACCATCAAGGTTCCAAACTGTCATGATTTCCTGGAGCACATTATTCTTGTTGATCTTCCTGGAACCGGAGACTGCAATAAGACTCGGAATAACATGTGGAAAGAA AAATTGAGCAGCTGCTCTGTTGTGTGGATTGTGAGTGACATCACTCGAGCTCTGAGTAACAAAGAAACCTGGGAAATATTGAAGTCCTGCATTCATGACATCACAGGAGGGGGACAGTGTGAAAGAATGGCCTTCATTTGTAGCAAGACTGACATGATTGACCCTGATGAACAGGAAGACAA tTTTTCTGAACACGAACAGCAGTATCCAGAGGATGag aatgaAAAAACAAGAATTTGCATCCGCAAGAGAAACAACATTACCAAGaaacaagtaaaagaaaagtttgAAAATTCAGAATTCAAG aaaaaaTTTGATGCTGATGAAAATTTTCTACAAGTTTTCACTGTGAGTTCAAAGGAGTTCTTCAATAAAAACTCATTTCTGGAACTGAGAGACACAG AAATACCGGAGCTTCTGGATGTCCTGAGGAAGATTAACAGTAGCTGCTCCAGGTGTTCAGCCAGAGATTATGTCAGTAAAGCATTGGGAATCTTGTGTTTGATCCAGAGTTACCAACCGGATAAAAATCCAGATTCTGAACAAATG GTTGAGACAAAAGGCAAACTCCAAAAACAATTCCAAGATAACCTAAAAAAGGCACTGGCTGATATGCATTCTCATTTTGATgaaattttggaaaaactggactCCTGTCTCACAAAGGGAGTGGATGAATCAATGGAACTGTGTTTAAAAACTGCATGTGATGAAGTGATATCTCCT CCTAGTAAGAATAACCAATGGTACCATAAAACCCTTGAAGCTCTCTGCAAACATAGAGGATCATACTACTCAAAAACAAATGAAGTAGATCTGAACAAGTGTTTGGCCAACCACATGTACAACAGCATAGACGAAGATTTCAGAAAACTAATTCA ATCAGTGCtggaacaaataaacaaattcagCATCTTAAACAGGGATACTCTTAACCCCAGCCAAAACACTGCTGAATATTATATTCAGGAATTCATCAAAAGTGAG GAAGCCAATCTGAAAGAATCCCTCAAGGAACAAActgtcaaaagaaagaaagaaatgcactCATCAATCAAAACGGTCATTCAGAATGCATTGACCTCTTCCTATGACA GAGCAGCAAAGGAAAAGGGAAAAGGATCCATGAAAAGGAGACAGGAAATTCTGAAGGAAGCAATTAAATcatcaaaacaaaaaatgttcaaTGATGCAAAAAAGGGAATGCTTGACATGTTCGCTGATTTGCAG CGAGAAATAAGGAAGACACTTAAGTGTGAATCAACGAAATCAATGGATCACTCACTTCAGATGTCCCATGAAAACACTCTACCAG ATGTGTCCAGATACATAGATGATCTGAAGAGGCTTGAAGAGGAACTGTCTGATGTCATCGAACAAGATGAAGATGAGCAAATTACAATATATGACTGA
- the LOC127430060 gene encoding nuclear GTPase SLIP-GC-like isoform X1, which produces MWFKLNIWFLYLGLKRKRDDGLKCSDSSERDSSQSPPQTDTKIIEVTKQILKWVEDEIRDKRKISYKCMTGDSLTEYIIEKISELKKVKKRKETIGVFGKSGAGKSALLSAILNKKGLLPSGDQHACTAVITQVEANMTDLKYKAEIEFFSEQEWSEDLENILQVLSDESEECDEELTENAKEKIICLFGKGAEKKTLEELKKDEKFDEVGKLLSEKKRFFSGDSTSITNFIKPFLTSRGNGILFWPVVKCVTIKVPNCHDFLEHIILVDLPGTGDCNKTRNNMWKEKLSSCSVVWIVSDITRALSNKETWEILKSCIHDITGGGQCERMAFICSKTDMIDPDEQEDNFSEHEQQYPEDENEKTRICIRKRNNITKKQVKEKFENSEFKKKFDADENFLQVFTVSSKEFFNKNSFLELRDTEIPELLDVLRKINSSCSRCSARDYVSKALGILCLIQSYQPDKNPDSEQMVETKGKLQKQFQDNLKKALADMHSHFDEILEKLDSCLTKGVDESMELCLKTACDEVISPPSKNNQWYHKTLEALCKHRGSYYSKTNEVDLNKCLANHMYNSIDEDFRKLIQSVLEQINKFSILNRDTLNPSQNTAEYYIQEFIKSEEANLKESLKEQTVKRKKEMHSSIKTVIQNALTSSYDRAAKEKGKGSMKRRQEILKEAIKSSKQKMFNDAKKGMLDMFADLQREIRKTLKCESTKSMDHSLQMSHENTLPDVSRYIDDLKRLEEELSDVIEQDEDEQITIYD; this is translated from the exons ATGTGGTTTAAACTAAATATCTGGTTTTTATATTTAGGTTTAAAAAGAAAGAGGGATGATGGATTAAAATGTTCTGATTCAAGTGAACGTGACAGTTCTCAGTCACCACCACAGACAG ATACAAAAATTATAGAAGTGACCAAGCAGATCTTGAAATGGGTTGAAGATGAAATACGTGACAAACGGAAGATAAGTTACAAATGCATGACAGGTGACTCTTTAACAGAGTACATAAT TGAGAAGATTTCAGAGCTGAAAAAAGTCAAGAAGAGAAAGGAAACCATAGGGGTTTTTGGCAAATCAGGGGCTGGAAAAAGCGCTCTATTAAGTGCAATACTGAATAAAAAGGGTCTACTGCCATCTGGTGATCAGCATGCCTGCACAGCAGTTATTACTCAAGTGGAAGCCAATATGACAGATTTGAAGTACAAAGCAGAAATTGAATTCTTCTCAGAACAG GAATGGAGTGAAGATCTTGAAAACATTTTGCAAGTTTTGTCAGATGAAAGTGAAGAGTGTGATGAAGAACTGACTGAAAATGCTAAAGAAAagatcatttgtttgtttggaaAAGGTGCAGAAAAGAAAACACTGGAGGAGCTTAAGAAAGATGAGAAATTTGATGAAGTTGGCAAATTGTTATCCGAGAAGAAGAGGTTCTTTTCAGGGgat TCTACTTCTATTACAAATTTCATTAAACCTTTCCTGACAAGCAGAGGAAATGGAATACTGTTTTGGCCGGTTGTGAAATGTGTGACCATCAAGGTTCCAAACTGTCATGATTTCCTGGAGCACATTATTCTTGTTGATCTTCCTGGAACCGGAGACTGCAATAAGACTCGGAATAACATGTGGAAAGAA AAATTGAGCAGCTGCTCTGTTGTGTGGATTGTGAGTGACATCACTCGAGCTCTGAGTAACAAAGAAACCTGGGAAATATTGAAGTCCTGCATTCATGACATCACAGGAGGGGGACAGTGTGAAAGAATGGCCTTCATTTGTAGCAAGACTGACATGATTGACCCTGATGAACAGGAAGACAA tTTTTCTGAACACGAACAGCAGTATCCAGAGGATGag aatgaAAAAACAAGAATTTGCATCCGCAAGAGAAACAACATTACCAAGaaacaagtaaaagaaaagtttgAAAATTCAGAATTCAAG aaaaaaTTTGATGCTGATGAAAATTTTCTACAAGTTTTCACTGTGAGTTCAAAGGAGTTCTTCAATAAAAACTCATTTCTGGAACTGAGAGACACAG AAATACCGGAGCTTCTGGATGTCCTGAGGAAGATTAACAGTAGCTGCTCCAGGTGTTCAGCCAGAGATTATGTCAGTAAAGCATTGGGAATCTTGTGTTTGATCCAGAGTTACCAACCGGATAAAAATCCAGATTCTGAACAAATG GTTGAGACAAAAGGCAAACTCCAAAAACAATTCCAAGATAACCTAAAAAAGGCACTGGCTGATATGCATTCTCATTTTGATgaaattttggaaaaactggactCCTGTCTCACAAAGGGAGTGGATGAATCAATGGAACTGTGTTTAAAAACTGCATGTGATGAAGTGATATCTCCT CCTAGTAAGAATAACCAATGGTACCATAAAACCCTTGAAGCTCTCTGCAAACATAGAGGATCATACTACTCAAAAACAAATGAAGTAGATCTGAACAAGTGTTTGGCCAACCACATGTACAACAGCATAGACGAAGATTTCAGAAAACTAATTCA ATCAGTGCtggaacaaataaacaaattcagCATCTTAAACAGGGATACTCTTAACCCCAGCCAAAACACTGCTGAATATTATATTCAGGAATTCATCAAAAGTGAG GAAGCCAATCTGAAAGAATCCCTCAAGGAACAAActgtcaaaagaaagaaagaaatgcactCATCAATCAAAACGGTCATTCAGAATGCATTGACCTCTTCCTATGACA GAGCAGCAAAGGAAAAGGGAAAAGGATCCATGAAAAGGAGACAGGAAATTCTGAAGGAAGCAATTAAATcatcaaaacaaaaaatgttcaaTGATGCAAAAAAGGGAATGCTTGACATGTTCGCTGATTTGCAG CGAGAAATAAGGAAGACACTTAAGTGTGAATCAACGAAATCAATGGATCACTCACTTCAGATGTCCCATGAAAACACTCTACCAG ATGTGTCCAGATACATAGATGATCTGAAGAGGCTTGAAGAGGAACTGTCTGATGTCATCGAACAAGATGAAGATGAGCAAATTACAATATATGACTGA
- the LOC127430060 gene encoding nuclear GTPase SLIP-GC-like isoform X5 yields MWFKLNIWFLYLGLKRKRDDGLKCSDSSERDSSQSPPQTDTKIIEVTKQILKWVEDEIRDKRKISYKCMTGAEKKTLEELKKDEKFDEVGKLLSEKKRFFSGDSTSITNFIKPFLTSRGNGILFWPVVKCVTIKVPNCHDFLEHIILVDLPGTGDCNKTRNNMWKEKLSSCSVVWIVSDITRALSNKETWEILKSCIHDITGGGQCERMAFICSKTDMIDPDEQEDNFSEHEQQYPEDENEKTRICIRKRNNITKKQVKEKFENSEFKKKFDADENFLQVFTVSSKEFFNKNSFLELRDTEIPELLDVLRKINSSCSRCSARDYVSKALGILCLIQSYQPDKNPDSEQMVETKGKLQKQFQDNLKKALADMHSHFDEILEKLDSCLTKGVDESMELCLKTACDEVISPPSKNNQWYHKTLEALCKHRGSYYSKTNEVDLNKCLANHMYNSIDEDFRKLIQSVLEQINKFSILNRDTLNPSQNTAEYYIQEFIKSEEANLKESLKEQTVKRKKEMHSSIKTVIQNALTSSYDRAAKEKGKGSMKRRQEILKEAIKSSKQKMFNDAKKGMLDMFADLQREIRKTLKCESTKSMDHSLQMSHENTLPDVSRYIDDLKRLEEELSDVIEQDEDEQITIYD; encoded by the exons ATGTGGTTTAAACTAAATATCTGGTTTTTATATTTAGGTTTAAAAAGAAAGAGGGATGATGGATTAAAATGTTCTGATTCAAGTGAACGTGACAGTTCTCAGTCACCACCACAGACAG ATACAAAAATTATAGAAGTGACCAAGCAGATCTTGAAATGGGTTGAAGATGAAATACGTGACAAACGGAAGATAAGTTACAAATGCATGACAG GTGCAGAAAAGAAAACACTGGAGGAGCTTAAGAAAGATGAGAAATTTGATGAAGTTGGCAAATTGTTATCCGAGAAGAAGAGGTTCTTTTCAGGGgat TCTACTTCTATTACAAATTTCATTAAACCTTTCCTGACAAGCAGAGGAAATGGAATACTGTTTTGGCCGGTTGTGAAATGTGTGACCATCAAGGTTCCAAACTGTCATGATTTCCTGGAGCACATTATTCTTGTTGATCTTCCTGGAACCGGAGACTGCAATAAGACTCGGAATAACATGTGGAAAGAA AAATTGAGCAGCTGCTCTGTTGTGTGGATTGTGAGTGACATCACTCGAGCTCTGAGTAACAAAGAAACCTGGGAAATATTGAAGTCCTGCATTCATGACATCACAGGAGGGGGACAGTGTGAAAGAATGGCCTTCATTTGTAGCAAGACTGACATGATTGACCCTGATGAACAGGAAGACAA tTTTTCTGAACACGAACAGCAGTATCCAGAGGATGag aatgaAAAAACAAGAATTTGCATCCGCAAGAGAAACAACATTACCAAGaaacaagtaaaagaaaagtttgAAAATTCAGAATTCAAG aaaaaaTTTGATGCTGATGAAAATTTTCTACAAGTTTTCACTGTGAGTTCAAAGGAGTTCTTCAATAAAAACTCATTTCTGGAACTGAGAGACACAG AAATACCGGAGCTTCTGGATGTCCTGAGGAAGATTAACAGTAGCTGCTCCAGGTGTTCAGCCAGAGATTATGTCAGTAAAGCATTGGGAATCTTGTGTTTGATCCAGAGTTACCAACCGGATAAAAATCCAGATTCTGAACAAATG GTTGAGACAAAAGGCAAACTCCAAAAACAATTCCAAGATAACCTAAAAAAGGCACTGGCTGATATGCATTCTCATTTTGATgaaattttggaaaaactggactCCTGTCTCACAAAGGGAGTGGATGAATCAATGGAACTGTGTTTAAAAACTGCATGTGATGAAGTGATATCTCCT CCTAGTAAGAATAACCAATGGTACCATAAAACCCTTGAAGCTCTCTGCAAACATAGAGGATCATACTACTCAAAAACAAATGAAGTAGATCTGAACAAGTGTTTGGCCAACCACATGTACAACAGCATAGACGAAGATTTCAGAAAACTAATTCA ATCAGTGCtggaacaaataaacaaattcagCATCTTAAACAGGGATACTCTTAACCCCAGCCAAAACACTGCTGAATATTATATTCAGGAATTCATCAAAAGTGAG GAAGCCAATCTGAAAGAATCCCTCAAGGAACAAActgtcaaaagaaagaaagaaatgcactCATCAATCAAAACGGTCATTCAGAATGCATTGACCTCTTCCTATGACA GAGCAGCAAAGGAAAAGGGAAAAGGATCCATGAAAAGGAGACAGGAAATTCTGAAGGAAGCAATTAAATcatcaaaacaaaaaatgttcaaTGATGCAAAAAAGGGAATGCTTGACATGTTCGCTGATTTGCAG CGAGAAATAAGGAAGACACTTAAGTGTGAATCAACGAAATCAATGGATCACTCACTTCAGATGTCCCATGAAAACACTCTACCAG ATGTGTCCAGATACATAGATGATCTGAAGAGGCTTGAAGAGGAACTGTCTGATGTCATCGAACAAGATGAAGATGAGCAAATTACAATATATGACTGA